TTGTTTTAAAACCATGAAAGAAATGGTCGGGCAGATTCCCGGGCTGCTTGACATGGAACATGGACCTTACAGCAGTCCGGAGGGCATGAACGACGGTTTCACGCACGGTTTTATCATGACTTTCGACAGCCCGGCTTCGCGCGACGCCTACCTGCCCCACCCCGTGCATGAACACGCCAA
This Dyadobacter sp. UC 10 DNA region includes the following protein-coding sequences:
- a CDS encoding Dabb family protein; the encoded protein is MVRHFGVFRFKDSVTEEQIVHCFKTMKEMVGQIPGLLDMEHGPYSSPEGMNDGFTHGFIMTFDSPASRDAYLPHPVHEHAKDVVVPNLERVVVFDFEV